A DNA window from Thioalkalivibrio sp. XN279 contains the following coding sequences:
- the pseI gene encoding pseudaminic acid synthase, whose product MTNEIIIAGRPIGPDHPPYVIAEISANHNGRMDTAMALIDAAREAGAAAVKLQTYRPDTITLDSDAEEFRIHGGLWDGRTLYELYEEAHTPWDWHAPLFARARKAGITIFSSPFDTTAVDLLEDLDAPAYKIASFEAVDLPLIRYVAATGKPMIISTGMADAQEIAEAVAAAREGGCRELALLHCVSGYPAPAADYNLRTIPDMIERFGVVTGLSDHTLANATAIASVALGASVIEKHFTLDRSGGGPDDSFSLEPAELAALVSGTRTAWEALGRVDYGRKSSEQGNAQFRRSLYFVKDLQAGDMITEDAVRSVRPGYGLAPKYLPEVIGRRVVTDVKKNTAVKREVLGD is encoded by the coding sequence TTGACGAATGAAATCATCATCGCCGGCCGGCCGATCGGCCCCGACCATCCGCCCTACGTGATCGCGGAGATCTCTGCCAACCACAACGGCAGGATGGACACCGCCATGGCGCTCATCGACGCGGCCAGGGAAGCCGGCGCCGCCGCGGTGAAGCTGCAGACCTACCGCCCCGACACCATCACGCTCGATTCCGATGCCGAGGAATTCCGCATCCACGGCGGGTTGTGGGACGGCCGCACGCTGTACGAGCTCTATGAAGAAGCGCACACGCCCTGGGACTGGCATGCGCCCTTGTTCGCGCGCGCCCGCAAGGCCGGCATCACCATCTTCAGCTCGCCCTTCGACACCACCGCCGTCGACCTGCTCGAAGACCTGGACGCACCCGCCTACAAGATCGCCTCCTTCGAGGCCGTGGACCTGCCGCTGATCCGCTACGTCGCCGCGACCGGCAAGCCCATGATCATTTCCACCGGCATGGCCGACGCCCAGGAGATCGCCGAGGCCGTCGCCGCGGCGCGCGAGGGCGGCTGCAGGGAACTGGCTTTGCTCCACTGCGTCAGCGGCTACCCGGCCCCCGCCGCCGACTACAACCTGCGCACCATTCCCGACATGATCGAGCGCTTCGGCGTGGTCACCGGCCTGTCGGACCACACGCTGGCCAACGCCACGGCCATCGCCAGCGTCGCCCTCGGCGCCTCCGTCATCGAAAAGCACTTCACGCTCGACCGCAGCGGCGGCGGGCCGGACGACAGTTTCTCCCTCGAGCCCGCCGAGCTGGCCGCACTGGTCAGCGGCACGCGCACGGCGTGGGAAGCGCTCGGCCGGGTGGATTACGGCCGCAAGTCGAGCGAGCAGGGCAACGCGCAGTTCCGCCGCTCGCTGTATTTCGTCAAGGATTTGCAGGCCGGAGACATGATCACAGAAGACGCGGTAAGAAGCGTGCGGCCGGGTTACGGGCTGGCGCCGAAGTACCTGCCGGAGGTGATCGGCAGGCGCGTGGTGACGGACGTCAAGAAGAACACGGCGGTGAAGCGGGAAGTTCTCGGGGACTGA
- a CDS encoding GNAT family N-acetyltransferase: MDIRLRPVTREDIDDEYVGWYRNDDGHLDYFTGSGRTFDRDTLVQDFAAGLESGRWFYYLIETGEGEGERERERERVGTLKIGPIDTRNKTADLVALVGNRKFLGQGLATKAIALGNRLAFEKYDIRRLQSGIFATNIPAIKAYTRAGWVVEATFSGFYLRDGEPVDRVCVACFNPRYFPAE; this comes from the coding sequence ATGGACATACGCCTGCGTCCTGTCACGCGCGAGGACATCGACGACGAGTACGTCGGCTGGTACCGCAACGACGACGGCCACCTCGACTATTTCACGGGCAGCGGCCGCACCTTCGATCGCGACACGCTGGTACAGGACTTCGCGGCCGGCCTCGAGAGCGGGCGCTGGTTCTACTACCTCATTGAAACGGGCGAGGGCGAGGGCGAGCGCGAGCGCGAGCGCGAGCGCGTCGGCACGCTGAAGATCGGCCCCATCGACACCCGCAACAAGACAGCGGACCTGGTCGCGCTGGTGGGTAACCGCAAGTTCCTCGGCCAGGGCCTGGCGACGAAAGCGATCGCGCTTGGCAACCGGCTGGCCTTCGAGAAGTACGACATCCGTCGCCTGCAGAGCGGCATCTTCGCCACCAACATTCCGGCCATCAAGGCCTACACCCGTGCCGGCTGGGTGGTGGAGGCGACCTTCAGCGGCTTCTACCTGCGCGACGGCGAGCCGGTGGACCGCGTGTGCGTGGCCTGTTTCAATCCCAGGTATTTCCCCGCAGAGTGA
- the pseG gene encoding UDP-2,4-diacetamido-2,4,6-trideoxy-beta-L-altropyranose hydrolase, with protein sequence MSHGATPQPSGPPRIVFRADASLEIGTGHVMRCLALAEALRERGAACEFACRELPGHRIEEIQRRGFPVHVGDTFQLGGQSEGQAGDGAPADWLVVDHYGLDARWERQQRPAARSIMVIDDLADRPHDCELMLDQTLGRAPGDYDRLVPDGCELLCGPEFALLRPEFAELRPRSLARRAGGGLARILVTMGGIDKDNATGLVLEALDAGGLPPNVAVTVVMGSRAPSLSQVRVQATRLPFPVEIAVDVNDMAERMAASDFAIGAAGSTSWERCCMGLPSALVVLADNQAKVCRELVAAGAAFELGAPGDIARTLPPIIATITHEPATLQKMSAAAAAICDGLGAQRVAAALLADGDRSEANRGA encoded by the coding sequence ATGAGTCACGGCGCGACGCCGCAGCCGTCCGGCCCGCCACGCATCGTGTTCCGTGCGGACGCCTCGCTGGAGATTGGCACCGGCCACGTCATGCGTTGCCTGGCGCTGGCCGAAGCACTGCGCGAGCGCGGCGCGGCGTGCGAGTTCGCCTGCCGGGAGCTGCCGGGTCATCGCATCGAGGAAATCCAGCGTCGCGGCTTCCCCGTCCATGTGGGCGACACGTTCCAGCTTGGAGGTCAGTCCGAGGGCCAAGCCGGCGACGGTGCCCCCGCCGACTGGCTGGTCGTCGACCACTACGGCCTCGATGCGCGCTGGGAGCGGCAACAGCGCCCGGCCGCACGCAGCATCATGGTCATCGACGACCTGGCCGACCGGCCGCACGACTGCGAGCTGATGCTGGACCAGACCCTCGGGCGGGCGCCGGGCGATTACGACCGCCTGGTGCCCGATGGTTGCGAGCTATTGTGCGGGCCAGAGTTCGCCTTGCTGCGGCCCGAATTCGCCGAGCTGCGGCCGCGCAGCCTCGCGCGCCGCGCCGGCGGCGGGCTGGCGCGCATCCTCGTCACCATGGGCGGCATCGACAAGGACAACGCCACCGGCCTTGTGCTCGAGGCGCTCGACGCCGGCGGCTTGCCGCCCAACGTTGCGGTCACGGTGGTCATGGGCAGCCGCGCGCCCTCGTTGTCGCAGGTCCGGGTACAGGCGACGCGACTGCCGTTCCCCGTCGAGATCGCCGTCGACGTGAACGACATGGCCGAGCGCATGGCGGCGAGCGACTTCGCCATCGGTGCCGCCGGCAGCACCTCGTGGGAGCGCTGCTGCATGGGCCTGCCGAGCGCGCTGGTGGTGCTGGCGGACAACCAGGCCAAGGTGTGTCGCGAACTCGTTGCCGCGGGCGCCGCCTTTGAACTGGGTGCGCCGGGGGACATAGCGCGGACATTGCCGCCGATCATCGCTACGATCACCCATGAGCCGGCGACCCTGCAGAAGATGTCTGCCGCCGCGGCCGCCATCTGCGACGGGCTCGGCGCCCAGCGCGTGGCCGCTGCGCTGCTCGCGGATGGTGACCGCAGCGAAGCGAACCGGGGAGCCTGA
- the pseF gene encoding pseudaminic acid cytidylyltransferase yields the protein MRLAVLPARGSSKRIPRKNIREFCGKPIIAWSIEAALEAGCFDRVLVSTDDAEIAAVARDHGAETPFIRPAELSDDYTPTIPVIAHAIRWQEAQGGAVQAACCIYATAPFCRAEDLRQGASLLAADALDYVFPVVAYGFPIQRALRITSDGRAEMFQPGHFAARSQDLEPAYHDAGQWYWGTREAWLEGRPIFSPAARTVVLPSGRVQDIDTLDDWYEAELKFRALAGS from the coding sequence GTGAGGCTGGCCGTTCTCCCGGCGCGCGGCAGTAGCAAGCGCATCCCGCGCAAGAACATCCGCGAATTCTGCGGCAAGCCGATCATCGCCTGGTCGATCGAGGCGGCGCTCGAGGCCGGCTGCTTCGACCGCGTGCTGGTCTCTACCGACGATGCCGAGATCGCCGCGGTCGCCCGGGATCATGGCGCCGAGACACCCTTCATCCGCCCGGCGGAGCTGTCCGACGACTACACGCCGACGATCCCCGTGATCGCCCACGCGATCCGCTGGCAGGAAGCGCAGGGGGGCGCGGTGCAGGCGGCCTGCTGCATCTACGCCACGGCGCCGTTCTGCCGCGCCGAGGACCTGCGCCAGGGCGCGAGCCTGCTGGCGGCCGACGCGCTCGACTACGTGTTCCCGGTCGTCGCCTACGGCTTCCCGATCCAGCGCGCCCTGCGCATCACGTCGGACGGGCGCGCCGAGATGTTCCAGCCCGGGCACTTCGCTGCTCGTTCGCAGGACCTCGAGCCCGCCTACCACGACGCCGGCCAGTGGTACTGGGGCACGCGCGAGGCCTGGCTCGAGGGTCGGCCGATCTTCTCGCCGGCGGCGCGTACCGTCGTGCTGCCGTCCGGCCGCGTGCAGGACATCGACACGCTGGACGACTGGTACGAGGCGGAGCTCAAGTTCCGCGCGCTGGCAGGGTCATGA
- the pseC gene encoding UDP-4-amino-4,6-dideoxy-N-acetyl-beta-L-altrosamine transaminase: MIRYGQQHITAEDIEAVIEVMHSINLTQGPAIPRFEESVKYACDAQFAVAVNSATSALHISCLALGLGPGDYLWTSPNTFVASANCGLYCGASIDFVDIDPRTYNLCPKALEQKLVVAEREGTLPKIVVPVHFSGQPCDMRAIHALAQRYGFRIIEDASHAIGGRYLGQPIGNCRYSDISIFSFHPVKIVTTAEGGVAVTNDSVLAEKLGLLRSHGITREPHLMTRPMDGPWYYQQVALGFNYRMTDMQAALGASQMTRLHDYVQRRHELASRYDDAFQGWPLTIPWQHPDGFSAYHLYVIRLHLDEIRPTHRQVFEALRERDIMVNLHYIPVHTQPYYEAMGFQVGDFPEAEQYYRETISIPLHPVLTDAEQDEVIEVLREAMRV; encoded by the coding sequence ATGATCCGTTACGGGCAACAGCACATCACGGCGGAAGATATCGAGGCTGTGATCGAGGTGATGCACTCGATCAACCTGACTCAGGGCCCTGCGATACCTCGGTTCGAGGAGTCTGTTAAGTACGCGTGTGACGCGCAGTTTGCCGTCGCAGTGAACAGTGCTACTTCTGCGCTTCACATTTCCTGCCTCGCGCTCGGGCTCGGCCCAGGGGATTACCTTTGGACCAGTCCGAATACTTTCGTGGCTTCAGCCAACTGCGGCCTCTACTGCGGGGCCTCCATTGATTTCGTCGATATCGATCCGCGCACTTACAACTTATGCCCCAAGGCATTGGAGCAGAAGCTCGTAGTCGCCGAGCGCGAAGGCACTTTGCCAAAAATCGTGGTACCCGTGCACTTCAGCGGCCAGCCCTGCGACATGCGGGCTATCCATGCTCTCGCGCAGCGCTATGGGTTCAGGATCATCGAGGATGCGTCGCATGCCATTGGTGGCCGCTACCTGGGTCAGCCTATTGGCAACTGTCGCTACAGCGATATATCCATTTTCAGTTTTCACCCAGTCAAGATTGTCACGACCGCAGAAGGCGGCGTGGCTGTTACCAACGACAGTGTCCTGGCCGAAAAGTTGGGCCTATTGCGAAGCCATGGTATTACCCGTGAACCTCACCTGATGACCCGACCGATGGATGGGCCGTGGTATTACCAACAGGTTGCTCTGGGCTTCAACTATCGCATGACGGACATGCAAGCGGCGCTTGGCGCGAGCCAGATGACTCGTTTGCATGACTATGTACAGCGTCGTCATGAACTCGCTTCTCGCTATGATGATGCCTTTCAAGGTTGGCCGCTGACGATTCCTTGGCAGCACCCGGATGGCTTTTCTGCATACCATCTCTATGTGATTCGCCTGCACCTCGACGAAATCCGCCCCACGCACCGGCAGGTTTTCGAGGCGCTGCGTGAAAGAGACATCATGGTCAACCTGCACTACATTCCAGTGCATACTCAGCCCTATTACGAGGCAATGGGGTTCCAAGTTGGTGATTTCCCTGAAGCCGAACAATACTACCGGGAGACAATCAGTATTCCATTGCATCCTGTGCTGACCGATGCCGAGCAGGATGAAGTTATCGAAGTACTGCGAGAGGCTATGCGGGTGTGA
- the pseB gene encoding UDP-N-acetylglucosamine 4,6-dehydratase (inverting) — MNSAQSIFVTGGTGSFGKAFVRTVLERHPDIKRLVIFSRDELKQFEMAQEFSPDKYPGLRYFLGDMRDEARLRRALEGIDTVIHAAALKQVPAAEYNPFEFIKTNILGAQNLIDACLENDVRRVVALSTDKAAAPVNLYGATKLCSDKLFTAANNIKGKRDLRFSVVRYGNVMGSRGSVIPFFLARRKTGVLPITDTAMTRFNITLQEGVDMVLWALENAQGGEIFVPKIPSYRILDVAEAIAPGCRQDVTGIRPGEKIHEEMITSSDSPYTVDLGHYYAILSPTGRRGVEAYCERSGATPVERDFAYNSGTNPDFLSVQQLRELIRRNIDPSLSG; from the coding sequence ATGAACAGCGCGCAGTCCATCTTCGTCACCGGCGGCACCGGCTCTTTCGGCAAGGCCTTCGTCCGCACCGTGCTCGAGCGGCACCCCGACATCAAGCGGCTGGTCATCTTCTCCCGCGACGAGCTCAAGCAGTTCGAGATGGCGCAGGAGTTCAGCCCGGACAAGTACCCGGGACTGCGCTACTTCCTCGGCGACATGCGCGACGAGGCGCGCCTGCGCCGCGCCCTCGAGGGCATCGATACGGTGATCCATGCCGCGGCCCTGAAGCAGGTGCCGGCCGCCGAGTACAACCCCTTCGAGTTCATCAAGACGAATATCCTCGGCGCACAGAACCTGATCGATGCCTGCCTCGAGAACGACGTCAGGCGCGTCGTCGCACTGTCCACCGACAAGGCCGCCGCGCCGGTGAACCTCTACGGCGCCACCAAGCTCTGCTCCGACAAGCTGTTCACCGCCGCCAACAACATCAAGGGCAAGCGCGACCTGCGCTTCTCGGTGGTGCGCTACGGCAACGTCATGGGCAGCCGCGGCTCGGTGATCCCATTCTTCCTCGCGAGGCGCAAGACCGGCGTGCTGCCGATCACCGACACCGCCATGACGCGCTTCAACATCACCCTGCAGGAAGGCGTGGACATGGTGCTGTGGGCGCTGGAGAACGCCCAGGGCGGCGAGATCTTCGTGCCGAAGATCCCCAGCTACCGGATTCTCGACGTGGCCGAAGCCATCGCCCCCGGCTGCCGGCAAGATGTCACCGGCATCCGCCCGGGCGAGAAGATCCACGAGGAGATGATCACCTCCAGCGACAGCCCCTACACGGTGGACCTCGGTCACTACTACGCCATCCTCTCGCCAACCGGCAGGCGTGGAGTCGAGGCTTATTGCGAGCGCTCAGGGGCGACCCCTGTCGAGCGTGACTTCGCCTACAACAGTGGCACCAACCCGGATTTCCTGAGTGTGCAGCAACTCAGGGAGCTCATCCGCCGAAACATCGATCCCAGCTTATCGGGGTAG
- a CDS encoding NAD(P)/FAD-dependent oxidoreductase, whose product MKKIVIVGGGAGGIGTATRLGRKLGRKGKAHVTLIDCVESHVWKPLLHEVATGALDVGIDALSYRGHAAANGYHFQQGSLVDIDREQRQVVLAPILDDKGTELLPARRLDFDYLVVAVGSISNDFGIPGVKRRCLFLDNTEQAMVIRKLLLNRFLRYASHEQLEEKIKVAIVGAGATGTEMAAEMHHAVDQLRGYGYKIDTSLFDVTLIEADKRILPKVSQEAISQAVARELEKIGVQVLTNTRVVEVTDKGITFQGGYFIAADIVIWSAGIRGADFLKNIGGLETNHLNQLVVRPTGQTTRDDTIFAIGDCCACPQADGSWVPPRGQAARQLGHLVADNIMRMLRGLTPVRTYIYKDLGSLVNLSKFHTVGNLFSFLGGGVMVEGRIARFTYLSLYHRHLMELYGPGRGMLMILLKSLHRVIRPHLKLH is encoded by the coding sequence CGTGTGGAAGCCGCTGCTGCACGAGGTCGCCACTGGCGCGCTCGACGTGGGCATCGACGCGCTGAGTTATCGCGGGCACGCGGCGGCCAACGGCTACCATTTCCAGCAGGGCAGCCTGGTGGACATCGATCGCGAGCAGCGCCAGGTGGTGCTGGCGCCGATCCTGGACGACAAGGGCACGGAGCTTTTGCCGGCACGGCGCCTCGACTTCGACTACCTCGTCGTCGCCGTCGGCAGCATATCCAATGATTTCGGCATCCCGGGCGTGAAGCGTCGTTGCCTGTTTCTCGACAACACCGAGCAGGCCATGGTCATCCGCAAGCTCCTGCTCAATCGCTTCCTGCGCTACGCCAGCCACGAGCAGCTGGAGGAAAAGATCAAGGTCGCCATCGTCGGCGCCGGTGCCACGGGCACGGAAATGGCGGCCGAGATGCACCATGCGGTCGACCAGCTGCGCGGCTACGGCTACAAGATCGATACCTCGCTGTTCGACGTCACGCTGATCGAGGCTGACAAGCGCATCCTGCCCAAAGTCAGCCAGGAGGCGATCTCGCAGGCCGTGGCGCGCGAGCTGGAGAAGATCGGCGTGCAGGTGCTGACCAACACCCGCGTGGTCGAGGTCACCGACAAGGGGATTACCTTCCAGGGCGGCTATTTCATTGCCGCCGACATCGTCATCTGGTCCGCCGGCATCCGCGGCGCTGACTTCCTCAAGAACATCGGCGGGCTCGAGACCAACCACTTGAACCAGCTGGTGGTGCGGCCGACCGGCCAGACCACGCGCGACGACACCATCTTCGCCATTGGCGACTGCTGCGCCTGCCCGCAGGCCGACGGCTCGTGGGTGCCGCCGCGCGGCCAGGCGGCGCGCCAGCTCGGCCACCTCGTCGCCGACAATATTATGCGCATGTTACGGGGTCTGACCCCCGTAAGGACTTATATTTACAAGGATTTGGGCTCGCTGGTGAATTTGTCCAAGTTCCACACCGTGGGCAACCTGTTCTCTTTCCTCGGCGGCGGCGTGATGGTGGAAGGACGCATTGCGCGCTTCACCTACCTCTCGCTTTACCACCGCCACCTGATGGAGCTGTACGGGCCCGGGCGCGGCATGCTGATGATCCTGCTGAAGAGCCTGCACCGCGTGATCCGGCCGCACCTGAAGCTGCACTGA